The Desulfovibrio sp. JC010 genome segment TAGGGGCGGCAGCGGAATCATCCGGTTTTGCTTTCGGCTTGGTTTTCTTCTTCAGTGCTTCCTTGTTGGTTCTGGTGCTTTTTACTTTTTCGCCCTGTTCGGCTTTCTTCTTTTTCATGGCCTTTGCTTTGGCAATTTTTTTCTTTTTTAAGGCCAGTCGTTTCTTTTGTTCGTCAGACATTTCGCGGCCCATCTTGACGCGTATGGTTTTCATGAAATCATCCGAAGCCAGTGTGCCGAAAAACAGGAAGTTTGAAATATCCCAGAGAATGGCGAACAGCAGTATGCCCAGTGTCCCCATGGATAAATAAAAGAAACCGGAAGTCTCGCTGACCGGCAGGGCCTGGCGTAGATTGTAGGCCGGAATGAGCAGTTTTTCGCGTATTTTTTTGATCAGTTTTTCCTGCGGATACTTTTTTTGCGCACCCATGGTTTTAGCCATTTTTTGCAGTATGCGGTTCAGGTAATACATGGATTGGGTGGCGGGCATGGAATACCTGCGTTCCAGCTTGTCGAAATTGTTCATGTAAAGCAGATGGATGTCATTCATGAAAAATTTCAGGGTATAACCGAGGTCACCCTGAATATTGACCTTGCGCCCCTTGGGAGTCACGGTCAGTTTGTTGCGCAGGAACATCATGGTGGCGATGCGTGCTTCATCATTGTCCCGGAAGACAAGCGTTATCCTGATGTTTTTGCCCAGATATTCGGTGTTCTCATTCTCGATTTTTTGGAACGGCGGTTTAATCCCCTTACGCAGGGAATTGAAGCTGCTTTCCATGCTTTCAAAGCCGTCTGCTCCGCTGAATAAAGGCAGGTGCATGGCTCCGATAATAAGTATGCTGGAGACAAAAAGCATGGCTGCGATGATCAGTGTTTTGAAGGAGTAGGTCATTTGTCCGCTCCTTTTTCATCCACGGGTTGCAGGGATTTGTGTATACCGCTTAAGAAGGCGAAAAATATCCAGCCCCCGAAAATGCCGGCCCCTATGAGCAGGATGTAAGTGCCGCTTGAATCAAAGGTGGAAACCAGTCCCGGATCGATGTTTGCGCCTGCTTTGCGCAGCAGGGCGGGCAGAGCCAGTATACGGTTGATTATTACCGAGACTACCAGCAGGGCAACCAGTCCCTTGGCCCGGTAGGGCAGGATGTGTTTCAGCCCCTTGCTGCCCAGATGCAGTCCGGTGATAGTTCCGAAAACCAGCCCGGTGATGCAGTAGATATTGATGAATCCGTTCAGTCCGTATGTTCCCATGGTCAGGCCTCCGGTGGCGAGGGCCAGTCTTGCAAGGTCTGTCCCGGCCACCAGCGCGGCCACGCAGCCGAATCCCTTGGTCATGAGGGTGAAGGTCAGGATTACTCCGCCGGACCCGGTCAGGGCCATGAAGAATCCTCCGATCATGGTCATGAAAAAGATCGGCAATACAGGGATTCGCTCCAGTTTGCCTTCTTCCTCCTCTGAATCAAGATCAGGTTCTTCGCCGTCCCGTTTCATTTCAGCGGGTTCCAGTTCATCCTCTTCCTCTTTAAAGGTGTGCGGGAATTTAATGTACGGGGGAAATTTCATGCTGCGCAGGCTGCGGGCAATTTCCCATGGTTCTTCATCCGGATACAGTTCATCTTCGAATTGCGGTTCCGGTTCGGGTTCCGGCTCCGGTTCTTTTTTCTTTTCTTCCGCTTTTCCGTCCGCCTTGGCTTCAGCTCCGTTTTCGGTTTTCTTTTCGTTTTCTTTCTGGGCTTCTTTTTGTTCAGCAGGAGGTTCCGGCTGGGTGTTTATTGCTTCTTCGGGGTTGTTCTCTTCTTTTTCCTTTCGCAGCAGTTCAAGGGCGTATTTGCGGGCGTCCTCCCGGAAGTCGGGAATGATGATAAAGGCATAGATGATCAGCCATAGGGCGATCATGGAGGAAATGAAAACGTCGTTACCTGCCGGATCGGCGATGAAAATTGTTTTACTGAGTGCGTATCCGGCCAGCCCGCCCAGCACGGTGCCTAGGGTCATGATCAGGGCGAGGGCGTATTTGATGCGTCTGTTTATGCCCATGCGGATGGACTGGATGGTGCTGAAAATGAACAGCCGGAACAATTCTGACCCAACGGCATAAATACCGCTGACCCCGGCGGTCATCAGTGCCGGAACCACCAGCAACCCTCCGCCAGCACCGATAACAGCACTGAGCATTCCGGTTACAAGCCCGATGGCTGTGCATTGGAAAAAGCCGGGACCACTGCCGTCCGGCAAAATATAGGGATTATTGGTCCTTCCGATATATTCGGGAATTTTGATGTCTGCAGCGTTTAGAATTTCCGGGCATAACAGCCCGAAGCAGCCCCCAAGAAAGACTGCGCAGAAAAGAAATATGTATCGGCCGGAAGGTTTAATCATGGATTCCCTGCCTGATTGAGTAATGATTTTATTTACATATAAAAACAAACAGGAAATATATCAACCACAGTGCCCTAAGCTTGTGCCTTTTGTGATCCTAGTGACTTGCACTTGATATCTTTAAGTAGTAGAAGTTTAGCCCTGATCATAAATATTGATTTATATTTTAGAAGTTTAAGCATAATTCAAAGCGGGGTTTCCATGAGAGCTAAATTGGTTTCCATGAAGGATCTTTCTCTTACACTGGACCGGGGGCCTGTCCTTGAGGGGATAGACTGGGACATTTGTGAAGGTGAGCATTGGGCTGTTCTGGGACCCAACGGCGCGGGCAAGACTACTTTGATGATGATTCTGGCCGGGGAGGTCTGGCCCGATGATGACACCACCCGCGAATTCAGTGTTGAAGGCGAGATTACCAGCAGTCCGCTGGAGCCGCTGGAACGGTACCGCATGATTTCCCCGGAGCATCAGGATATTTTTGAAAAGCTGGCCTGGGACGTTACCGGGGAAGAAGTGGTACTTGCCGGAAAGGATAACACCCCGTTTCTGTACCGTCTGGCCGACGATGAAGAGTATGTAAGGGTTCGCGACTTCATGGAGTCTCTGGGCATGCTCGATCTTGCCAAGCGCAGCATGGTCAAGATGTCCCGCGGTGAAGGGCGTAAGATTCTCATCGCCCGTGCGCTTATGGCCGAACCGGAAATCCTCATCCTCGACGAATTTCTTGAAGGGGTTGACCAGCAATCCCGCGAGCAGCTGGTCCGGGCTATTGATATTGCCGCAGCCAACGGCACCACCATCGTCTGCTCCGCCCACCGTAAGGAAGAATTGCCTTCCTGCATCAACAAGACTCTCTACATCCGTGAGGGTAAAATCGATCAGTGCCGGGACAGTCAGGGACGTGAAGTTTCCTGTGCCGGGAATCAGGATTTCAAGCGTACTCCGCCCGAGGTAAACAGCATTGAGCCGGGGCGCAGTTTGTTCAAACTTGCCGATTCCAGCGTTGTTTTTCTCGGTAAAACCGTGCTGCACAACATAGATTGGCAGATGACAGGCGGTGAAAACTGGGCCGTGCTGGGGCGTAACGGAGCCGGAAAATCAACCCTGCTCCGTCTTTTGTATGGAGATGCCGCAGCCTATGCTGCTGAAGAAGATATGGAGCGTCTGCCTGAAAAGGCGGAGAATCTCCGTTCTGCGCGGGGACGTATGGGCATGGTTTCCGCTTCCATGCAGGCGTCTTTCGGTGAGGCGGTTGGTAAGCCGATTCCGATTTTTGATATGGTTATTTCCGGCTTCTTTTCTTCGGCAGGCATTCTGGACGAAATTTCCGATGAGATGCGTGAGAAAACATGGGAGTGGCTGCGTTTCTTCGGTATTGAAGATCTGGCAGAGCGTCCCATGGAGCAGGTTTCTTACGGACAATTGCGCAAGGCGTTCATTGCCCGGGCTTTGATTGCCGGTCCGGATGTGCTGCTGCTTGACGAGCCGCTGGCCGGGGTGGATGAGGAATCGCGCAGGGAAATCTATCAACTGCTGGAACTGCTGGCCAAGGCCGGAGTCGCCATGGTTTACGTGACTCATCACAATGAAGAATTAATCCCGTCCATCTCGCATGTTCTTGAGATCGAGGAGGGCAGGGTGGCCTTCCGGGGTACCAAGGAAGATTATTTCAAGCTGAGAACTTAAATTTAAAGCCCGTCTTTTAATACAAAGACGGGCTTTAAATTTCAGATTGCTGACAAAGTCCTCGCCTTTTGGTGAGGACTTTTTTATATTGTTTGCATGTTAAAAAAGCCTGAGCAAAAGCAAGTCACTGTTGAGTTGGTTACGATTGAAGAATTGGTTCCTGAGAACCATTTACTTCGAAAGATA includes the following:
- a CDS encoding ATP-binding cassette domain-containing protein translates to MRAKLVSMKDLSLTLDRGPVLEGIDWDICEGEHWAVLGPNGAGKTTLMMILAGEVWPDDDTTREFSVEGEITSSPLEPLERYRMISPEHQDIFEKLAWDVTGEEVVLAGKDNTPFLYRLADDEEYVRVRDFMESLGMLDLAKRSMVKMSRGEGRKILIARALMAEPEILILDEFLEGVDQQSREQLVRAIDIAAANGTTIVCSAHRKEELPSCINKTLYIREGKIDQCRDSQGREVSCAGNQDFKRTPPEVNSIEPGRSLFKLADSSVVFLGKTVLHNIDWQMTGGENWAVLGRNGAGKSTLLRLLYGDAAAYAAEEDMERLPEKAENLRSARGRMGMVSASMQASFGEAVGKPIPIFDMVISGFFSSAGILDEISDEMREKTWEWLRFFGIEDLAERPMEQVSYGQLRKAFIARALIAGPDVLLLDEPLAGVDEESRREIYQLLELLAKAGVAMVYVTHHNEELIPSISHVLEIEEGRVAFRGTKEDYFKLRT
- a CDS encoding TSUP family transporter, which encodes MIKPSGRYIFLFCAVFLGGCFGLLCPEILNAADIKIPEYIGRTNNPYILPDGSGPGFFQCTAIGLVTGMLSAVIGAGGGLLVVPALMTAGVSGIYAVGSELFRLFIFSTIQSIRMGINRRIKYALALIMTLGTVLGGLAGYALSKTIFIADPAGNDVFISSMIALWLIIYAFIIIPDFREDARKYALELLRKEKEENNPEEAINTQPEPPAEQKEAQKENEKKTENGAEAKADGKAEEKKKEPEPEPEPEPQFEDELYPDEEPWEIARSLRSMKFPPYIKFPHTFKEEEDELEPAEMKRDGEEPDLDSEEEEGKLERIPVLPIFFMTMIGGFFMALTGSGGVILTFTLMTKGFGCVAALVAGTDLARLALATGGLTMGTYGLNGFINIYCITGLVFGTITGLHLGSKGLKHILPYRAKGLVALLVVSVIINRILALPALLRKAGANIDPGLVSTFDSSGTYILLIGAGIFGGWIFFAFLSGIHKSLQPVDEKGADK